The Actinotalea sp. JY-7876 sequence GTCATGCCTGAGGTTAGGTCGGCCGGTCGCAGCACGCACCCGCCGGGACTCAGGGCAGCGCGACCACGGACCCCACCGGGACCCGCACGAACGGGACGCCGGTCCCGGGCCCGCTCTGCCCGAGGAAGCCGCTGACCATCTTCTGCCCGACGTCGTCGTTCAGGCCCGCGTCGTGCACGCCGATGGCGCGTCCCGGCCGGACCTCGCGGATCCAGTCCACGAGGTCGGCCAGGCGGGTCCACGGCGCGAAGAGCGGGACGAGCAGCACGTCGACCGGCACGTCGGGGACCGTGAGCGCGTCGCCGGGGTGGAACACCGAGACGCCGCCGGCGCTGACGACGAAGCCCACGTTCGGCGGCGCCGGGACGTCGGGGTGGATCGGCGCGTGCTCGGCGCCGACCACGCGCACGTCGAACCCCGGGACGGCGAAGGCGTCGCCGTGCTGGACGACGTGCACCCGCCCCGGCGCGTCCAGCTGCTGCGCCACGGGCGTCGTCGTCCAGACCTCGAGCGCGGAATCGGCCGAGAGCGCGGCGCGCAGCCGTTCGACGTCGACATGGTCGGCGTGGCCGTGCGTCACGAGCACGGCGTGCGTCGTGCCGATGACGTCCGCGGACCCGAAGGTCCCCGGGTCCAGGACGACGCGCTCTCCCGCGTGGTCCAGGGCGATGCACGAGTGGACGTGCTTGACGAGCTGCATGGCATCCTCCGGGCTCACCGTGGCCGGACCGGCCCTCGGTGCCACGGTAGCCACGTCGCCCGGGTGGGGCGCGGCTCAGAGGGTGCTGACCAGCAGCGAGACGGCGAGGGCGAGCATCACGAGCGCGATGACGCCGTCCAGCACGCGCCAGGCCCGCGGCCTGGCGAACACCGGTCGCAGCAGGGCGGCCCCGTAGCCGAGGGCCGTGAACCACAGCACGCTGCCCAGCGCGGCCCCGGCCGCGAACCACCACTGCCGTCCCGGGTGGCCCTGCGCGACCACGCCGAGCAGCACGACGGTGTCGAGGTAGACGTGGGGATTCAGCCACGTGAGCGCGAGCGCCGTCGTGACGGTGGCCGCGAGCGAGGTCCGCGCCGCCCCGTCCTCGGGGACCAGCCCCTGCTCGGTCAGGGCGCGCCGCGCGGCGACCACGCCGTAGCCGAGGAGGAACGCGGCGCCGGCGTACCGGACGACGTCGAGCAGCCACGGCCGGTCCTGGACCACCGCACCGGCACCGGCCACGCCCGCCGCGATCAGGACGGCGTCGGACAGCGCGCACACGAGCACGACGGCGCCGACGTGCTGGCGACGCAGTCCCTGGCGCAGCACGAACGCGTTCTGCGCGCCGATGGCGACGATCAGCGACAGGCCGAGGCCGAGGCCCGAGAGCGCGGCGAGGAGGTCGGGGAGCACGTCACGACCGTACGGTCGGCCATCCTGAAGTGGAAGTTCAGATTCCTGAACAACCATTAGCATCGCTGTTCATGGACCTCGACCTCGCCCAGCTCCGGGCCCTGCGCGCCGCGGTCTCGGAGGGGACACTGGAGGCCGCCGCCCGCGCCCTGCACGTGACCCCGTCGGCGATCAGTCAGCGCCTGCGCGCCCTCGAGGTGGCGACGGGCCGCGTGCTGCTCGTGCGCAGCAGGCCGGTGCGCCCCACCGAGTCGGGCGAGGTCCTGCTCCGGCTGGCGCGCCAGATCGAGCTGCTCACCGACGACACGCTCGCCGAGCTGGGCAGCGGTGCCGAGCGGACCGTTCCGACGCTGCCGATCGCCGTCAACGCCGACTCGCTGGGCACGTGGGTGCTCGCGGCCCTCGCCCCGCTGAGCGGCCGCGTCGCCTTCGACCTGCGCCTCGACGACGAGGGGCACACGGCCGCGCTCGTGCGCTCGGGAGCCGTCGTCGGCGCGATCACCTCGGACCCCGAGCCGGTTCCGGGCTGCTCGGTCACGCGGCTGGGCACCATGCGGTACCGGCCGACGGCGGCTCCCGGCTTCGTCGAGCGCTGGTTCCCGGACGGCCCGACCGGCGAGGCGCTCGCCGTCGCGCCCGTGGTGGTCTTCGACCGCAAGGACGAGCTCCAGCACCGCTACCTGCGCGGGAGGCTGGCCCCCGGGGTGCAGCCGCCCCTCCACTACATCCCCTCGTCCGCGGACTTCCTGGCGGCGGTCCGCCTGGGCATGGGCTGGGGCATGCTGCCCGACGCGCAGGGGGACGACGGGGCGCTGGTCCGCCTGGATCCCGCGGCGACGATCGACGTCGTGCTGCACTGGCAGCAGTGGAGGCTCCGGTCGGAGCCGCTCGACCGCGTGGCGTCCGCGATCACCGTGGCGGCCCGGCGTCACCTCGCTCGCTGAGTGCGATCACGCGCCCGCGAGCACCTGCAGCGGTGCGACGGGGACGACGTCGTGGGCCCTGGCCGCGAGCGCCGGGTCCACCGTGACCAGCGCGTCGCCATGGAGGCGCGCCACCGCCAGGTACTCGGCGTCGCGCAGCGTCGGCCAGCCCTGCGCGCGAGCGATCTGCCAGGAGACGCGGCGCGAGACGCGGTCGCTGAGCAGACGCATCTTCAGCTCGGTCACCGCCTCGTGGGTCTGGAGCGCGGCGCGCTCCGTGCGGGCTCCCGACTCGACGTCGCGCAGCAGCAGCTCCAGGGCCTCCGACCGGATGCGGCCCGGCGCCACGAGCTGCACGTCGGGACCGACGGCCGCCCCCGTGTCGACGAGGTGCAGCAGGGTCGGGGCATCGATGACGTAGCGCGCCATGCCGCGAGGCTACTCGCGGACGTCGGCCGCCCCACAGGGACGACGGCCCGCTAGTTGTTGTCGAGGCCCAGCGACGCCGCGAGTCCGGTGCGTGCGCCGCGGACCTCCGTGTTGTTGGCGCCGTTCATCCGCGCGTTCGACAGTCGCGTGAGGGACTTGTGGAAGGTGTCGGACGCGCGCACGTCGTGCAGCGTCGCGCGGGTCTCGATCTCGTGCTTGTGGCGCTTGTCCGTGTTCCGGTACCGCAGGTACATCGAGATGTAGAAGGCCGGTCCCGCGAGGAGCAGGAGCAGGCCCCAGGCCCGCGGGTCGCTGTCGGACGAACCGCTCGAGGCGAGCACCTGCGTCGCCACCGTCATCACTGCGAGTCCCACGCTCACCCTCCCGTCAGCATGATGAGCGCGAACAGGATCGTGCCGACCACCTGGACGACGCCCGCCACCGCGAGCAGCTTGGGCTGGTTCACCGGGACGCTGCCCATGGTCTCGCCCGTGCGCGCGTTGACGGCGACGTAGTGCAGGAACGACCGGCCGTTCGACTTGCGCTGCTGGTAGCTGTAGAGCCAGACGGGCAGGTAGGCGGAGACCCAGCGCTGGCCGACGACGTCGACCCGCTCGTGGTCCCAACGGACCCCGCGGTCGTAGAACTCGAGTGTCTGGTTGGCCGCGTGCCGCGCGACGTCCTGCGCCTGGACGGTCGCGACCGGGGTCAGGTCCGCGACGTTGCTGTCGCGCCGCTCGGAGTGGAAGCCCGAGAGGTAGTTGGAGTCGTAGCGGACGGCGTTCTCGACGTCGAACGGCAGGATCGAGTTGATGATGTTGTTGGTGTTCCGCGACGCGTCCTTGTCGAGCCGCGCCCGCGACGACTCCACGGTGAGGTCGTCGATGTGGACGGTGAAGTCGCGCACGACGTCGTACACGTCCGCGTCGTAGACCCGTCGCCGGCTGTCGCCGCTCTTGACCGTGTACGAGCGCGTCTGGTGCTCACCCTGGCCCGCGAGGCTCGCGCGGGCGTTGACGTCGACCACCATGTACGGCAGGTACACGCCCATGACGTTCTCGGGGTTGAACTCCCGCTTGAAGACCGGGTGCGCGAAGAAGGTGCGCTTCTTGACGAACTCGGCGATGCGGGCGACGGCGTCGTCCTTGGGCACCCGGAACGGCAGGACCATGTCCGGGACCGCCCCGTTGGGCACCTGCTGGTTCATCGAGAGCGTGTTGCGGCACCAGTGGCACCGCGCCTGCGTGCTCTCGTTCGTGTCGATGACCACCTCGGCGCCGCAGGCCGAGCACTTGAAGGTCAGGACCTCGTCGGTCGAGGGGATGATGTCGGCCGAGCCGGAGCCGATGACGACCCCGGACAGCTCGCCGATCGGGCTGTTCAGGTCCGACGTCGCGAGCGCGCTGGGGCCCTGCCACTCGTAGCGGCAGTAGCTGCAGCGCAGGCGACCCGTCGCCACGTTGAGCGAGATCTCCGTCGAGCCGCAGCGCTCGCACCGGGTCAGCCCGTCGACGGCGCCCTCGTCCGTCCGCACGACGCGCGGGCCCGGCGGGGGCGGCGGGGGTGGGGGGACCGCCGCGCGCGCGCCCGCTGCCGCCGCGGGAGGCGGCGGTGGCGGCGGTGGCGGTGGCGCGGCGGAGCCCGCGGGGTCGCGCTGGTCCATGCCCGGGGCCCTAGAGGCCGAGGACCTTGGCCTTGGCGGCCTCGTAGTCGGCGTCCGTGATCAGGCCCTGGTCGAGCATCGTCTTGAGCTGGGTCAGCTTCGCGACGGGGTCCTCCGCGGCGGGGGCCGGCGGGGGCGGGGGCGGCGTGTCCTGCGGCTGCTGGGGCGTGGCGTGCGGGACGTTCGGCTGCTGCAGCGCGCCGGCCGCGCCGGCCGCCGCGTTGACGCCCATGCCGAGGAAGGCCATCCCGTCCCCGCCGCCGTTCTCGCCGGCGGCCTGGAACCCGCGCGCGGCGGCCTGCTGCATGAAGGAGTTGCCGCGGGCGCCGCCGAGGGCGTCGGCCTTCTTGACGTCGCTGAGCAGGGCGCGGGTGTCCTCGTCGTACTCGATCGCCTGGATCGCGACCTTGACGATCGTGATGCCGCGCGCGGTCGTCCACTGGTAGCCCTCTTCGACCGCCAGCGCCAGGGACTGCGCGAACCCGACCGAGTCGCTCTGGATCCGCGCGATCCGGTTCCCCTTGCTGGGGTCGTTCGTGTAGATCGAGAACGCCGCCGCGAGCGACCCGACGACCTCGTTGAAGAGCTGGCTGGCGGCCGGGTTGTCGAGGTCCGAGAAGTCGAAGGCCCGCGCACCGGCGCTGAGGTACGTCAGGGGCACGAACTGCTTGACCAGGAGGATCGGGTCCACGATCCGCAGCGAGTAGGAGCCGCGGGTGATCGCGCCGACCTGCGCGCCGAGGTAGGCGTCGTCCCAGTAGATCTCCGACTGGGTGCCGAAGCGGTTGTTCGGGATCTCCTTGAGGTTCACGTAGAACGCGAGCTGCTGGGTCCCCGGACGACCGCCGAACTTGAACCGCTCCCACGACATGGTGACCGTGGGGCTGAGGATGCCGTCGCCCGCGAAGATCGACTGCGAGTTGGGGTCCTCGGACGTGTAGACGAACCCGCCCGGCTCGGCGACGAGGCCCGTCAGCTGGCCGTCCTGGAACGTGAGGAGACCGTAGCCCTCGGGCACCAGGATCCGGCTGCCGTTGGTGATGATGTTCTCGGACGCCTTGGTGTTCGATCCGCGGCCGGCGTTCTGGCCCTGCGGGACGGCCGGGAAGATCGCTGCCGTCGGTGCGAGGTGCGCCGGGGGAGCCAGGAAGTCCTGCCACTGGTCGGCCAGCATGCCGCCGACTGCTCCCGAGAAGGCCTTGATGAAACCCATCCGATTCCTCCACGTGACGTGCGTCGGGGCCAAGCGCCGGACCTTCGAACTCTACATGATCGTTTCTTGACCATCTCGGGTGCGACGGGGTGAGAACCGGCGCGTCACCGGTACCGCGAGCGTGCCCGGACCCGGACCTGCGCCGAGCGCCCCCAGCAGCAGGGCGAGTGCCGGCACGAGGAGGACGGCCGCGGCGAGGTTCACGCCGCGGAAGCCGCCGGCCGCGAGGATCGGCCCGGCCAACGCGGCCGCCCCGGCCCCCGCGTAGTTCATGCCGGCGTCGGTGGCGCCCTGGAGCGGGAGCCGCAGATCGAGGGGTGCTGTCGCCAGGACCGACGACGCCGCGATGACGCTGGCCGACCAGCCCAGGCCAAGGACGACGAGCGCGATCGCGGTCAGCGCGCTGCTCTCCGGGCGCGCGGCGGCGACGAAGCCCAGAGTCACCGCCACGGCGAGGACGGCCAGGCCGCCTGCCGCCAGGCGGAGCGCTCCCCAGCGGTCCGCCAGCCACCCGAACACGGGGCTGAGCGCGAACATCCCGAGGACGTGCAGGCTGATGACGACGCCGACGACCTCCAGTGACATGCCGCCGTGCTTCATGTGCAGGGGGGTCATGACCATGACCATGACCATCGCCGCGTGCGCCAGGGCGAGGAGCGCGACGGCGAACCGCAGCACGGGGTCCCGGCCGGCGCGGGCCACCGCCGCGAGGGCGCCGACCGACGGTGGTCCGACGACCGCCGAGGTCCCCGCAGGCGCGGCGTGCGCGGCGTCGGCCGGACCAGCGTCGGCCGGAGCAGCGTCGACGGGTCCGGCGGCGCCGGGTGCGGCGGCGCGGAAGAGCGAGGCCACCACGAGGGACGCCGAGGCGAACGCGAGCACGGAGAAGAGGTACGGCCCCGCGAGCCCGGGGATCCCCACGCGCACGCCGAGGTCCGCGCCGACCGCGCTGAGGTTCGGGCCGGCGACGGAGCCGATCGTCGTCGCCCAGAGCACGATCGACATGACGCGACCGCGGGTCGCGGGCGCGACCCCGTCGGCGGCGGCGTAGCGGGACTGGAGGTTCGCGGCCTGGGCGACGCCGAAGCACCCCAGGCCGAGGAACAGGACGACGACCTGCGAGACGACAGCGGACGCCACGACGAGCACGGCGCCCAGCAGCGCGATCGCGTAGCCGGTCGCGAGCGACCAGCGGCGGCCCCGGCGCGCCGCCAGGCCGGCCAGGGGGATGGCGGCCACCGCCGCACCGAGGACGCTGGCCGCCTGCGCCACCCCGGCGATCGACGTGCCCCCCAGCTGCTCGGCCAGCAGCCCGCCGACCGCCGCACCCGAGGCGATGCCGACGCCCCCGAGCACGTTGCTGAGGATCAGCACGCCCGTGCTGCGGGCGTCGAGCCGCGGTGGACGTCTCATGCCGCCAGCATGCCGCCTGGCAGCCCTGCCGCGGGTCAGCGGGCGGCCGCGCCGCTCCGCACGGTGGACTCGGAGCGCAGGACGCGGGCGTGGTCGACGGTCCGGCACGGTCCGGTGAGCCGGACCCCGGCGCGGGGCCAGTCGCCCTCGCTGGAGCCGCCCGCCATGAACGTCAGGGTGCCGGGCTCCACCACGCGCTCGCCCCGGATCCCCGTGAAGGAGCTGAGGTCGGCGTGGACGGTGAACGAGACCACGGCGCTCTCGCCCGGCGCCAGCTCGACCCGGCGGTACCCCACCAGCTGCCGGACCGGCCGATTCACCTGGGCGACAGGGTCGCTCAGGTACAGCTGGACCACCTCGGCGCCCGCGCGAGGCCCGACGTTGCTGAGCTCGACGGTCAGCTCCACGGCGCCGTCGGTCGGGACGTCCTCGTGGGTGACGCGGAGGTCGCCGTAGCGGAACTGCGTGTACGACAGGCCGTGGCCGAAGGGGTAGGCGGGCGTGAGGTCGAGGTTGCTGATCCGGTCGACCTGGCGGGTCAGGAGGCTGCCGAGGTACGTCTGCGGTCCGCTCGTCGCGACGGCCGGCACCTGGACCGGCAGCTTGCCGCTGGGGTTGATGCGTCCGGACAGCACGCCCGCGATCGCGGACGCCCCCTCCTCGCCCGGCATGAACGCCTGCACGACGGCCGCGGCCCGCGGGGCGTGGGCGCCCAGCGCGTAGGGCCGCCCGGACACGACCACGAGGACCGTCGGTGTCCCGGTCGCCAGGACGGCGTCCACGAGCTCGTCCTGCACGCCCGGCAGGCGCAGGTCCGCCGCGTCGCACCCCTCGCCCGAGCTGCCGCGGCCGAACATCCCCGAGCGGTCGCCCACGGTCAGGACGCACACGTCGGCGTCCCGCGCCGCCGCGACCGCGGCCGCGATGCCCGCCCGGTCGGTCCCGAGCACGTCGCAGCCGCGTTCGACGGCCCACGCCGCCGCCGGGAGCTCCGCCGCGAGCGCCTCGGCGATCGTGGGGACCTCGATGCCCAGACCCAGCTCGGGATGCCGCGGCAGCACGTGCACCGGGTAGGAGTAGCAGCCCATCAGCGTGCGGGGGTCCTGCGCCAGCGGGCCGACGAGGGCCACGCGGGCCGGGCCGTCGCCGAGCGGGAGCACCCCGGCTGCGTTGTGCAGCAGGACGATCGACTGCTCGGCCACGGTCCGGGCCAGCAGCCGGTTCGCCGGGCTGTCCAGGTCGATCGGGCCCGCCGCGTCCGTGGTCGGCGGCGTCGCGTCGAGCAGCCCCAGCTCGAGCTTCTGGTGCAGCACCCGCCGGGCCGCCCGGTCGACGAGCTCCTCGGCGACGGCGCCCGAGCGCACCTGCTCGACCAGCCGGCTCCCGTAGCCGGCCACGTCCGGGAGCTCGACGTCGATCCCGGCACGCAGGGCGAGCGCGCCCGCCTCGGCGACGTCGGCCGCCACCCCGTGGGTCGTGGCGAGGAACGCGACCGCCCAGTAGTCCGAGACGACCGTGCCGGTGAACCCCCACGCGTCGCGCAGCACCGACGTGAGCAGCTCCTCGGAGGCGCCGACGGGCACCTCGTCGATCGCCGAGTAGGAGTTCATCACGGAGCGGGCGCCGCCCTCGCGCAGCGCCATCTCGAACGGTGGCAGCAGCACGTCGGCGAGCTCGCGGCGGCCCACCGAGACCGGCGCGTGGTTGCGCGCCGACCGGGACGCCGAGTAGCCGACGAAGTGCTTGAGCGTGGCGACCGTCCCGGTGGACTCCATGCCGCGCACGTACGCGGCGCCGATGGTCCCCACGGTGTACGGGTCCTCGCCGATGGTCTCCTCGACCCGGCCCCACCGGTAGTCGCGGACGACGTCCATCACGGGGGCCAGGCCCTGGTGCACGCCGAGGCGGCGCAGGTCGCGCCCGATCGCGGCGCCGACCTCCTCGACCAGCTCGGGGTGGAAGGTCGCGCCCCACGCGAGGGGGATCGGGTACACCGTCGCGCCGAGCGCCGCCACGCCGGTGAGGCACTCCTCGTGCGCGATCGCGGGCAGGCCCAGACGGCTCGCGCGGGCGAGGCGCGCCTGGACGCCCGCGAGCTTGGCCGCGCCCTCGTCCGCCGGCACCGGCTCGGTCCCGACGACGCGGGTGAGGTGGCCCAGGCCCTGGGCCGCCGCGTCGTCGAACGCGGGGCGGTTGGCGCCGAGCGTGTCCTGCATCGGGGCGATCACCTCGCCCGGCCCCCGCGTGTCGAACCAGTAGCCGCCGAGCTGGCCCACCTTCTCCTCGAGCGACATCGCCGCGAGCAGCGACGCGACGCGTCGCTCCGCCGGCAGGTCGGCGTCGTGCCAGGTGGTCGCGGCCGGCCGCTCCGTCTCGTGGGGCACGGTCAGACCTTCCGGTTGGGCAGCGGCGGGTGCGTCGTGGAGTCGCGGACCACGAGGGACGTGGCGATCTCGATGTGGTTCGAGTCGAGCGGGACGCCGTCGTGCACGCGCAGGACCGTGTGCAGCGCGCGCCGGCCGATCTCCTGCAGCGGCTGTCGCACGGCGGTCAGCGGCGGGCTCGCCCAGCCGGCCACGGGCGTGTCGTCGTACGAGACGACGCTGACGTCGCGCGGCACGGACAACCCCACCCGCCGGGCGGCCTGCAGGACGCCCATGGCCTGCACGTCGCTCGACGCGAGGATGCCGGTCGGGCGGTCGGGTCGCTGCAGCCACGTCCACGCGACGTGCTCGGCCTCCTCGAGGTTGAACCCCACCTGCTGCGCGTGGCCCGCGACCAGCTCGATGCCCGCCTGGGCGCAGGCCGAGCGGAAGCCGTCGAGCCGCGCGACGGCGCTCATGGACTGCGCCGGCCCGGCGACCACCGCGAGCCGGGTGTGGCCCAGGCTCAGGAGGTGCTCGGCGGCGGTCCGACCGCCCAGCCAGTTCGTCGAGCCGACGGAGACGACGTCGGGATGCGTGAAGTCGAGCGGGTCGATCACGACCACCGGCAGCCGCGCGTGGACGATGCTGCCGTAGACCTCGGGGCCGAGGCCCGCGGTCAGGACGATCGCGCCCAGGCGTCCCGACGCGGCGAGGCGCTGGGTCCAGGCCG is a genomic window containing:
- a CDS encoding MBL fold metallo-hydrolase, which translates into the protein MQLVKHVHSCIALDHAGERVVLDPGTFGSADVIGTTHAVLVTHGHADHVDVERLRAALSADSALEVWTTTPVAQQLDAPGRVHVVQHGDAFAVPGFDVRVVGAEHAPIHPDVPAPPNVGFVVSAGGVSVFHPGDALTVPDVPVDVLLVPLFAPWTRLADLVDWIREVRPGRAIGVHDAGLNDDVGQKMVSGFLGQSGPGTGVPFVRVPVGSVVALP
- a CDS encoding LysE/ArgO family amino acid transporter — protein: MLPDLLAALSGLGLGLSLIVAIGAQNAFVLRQGLRRQHVGAVVLVCALSDAVLIAAGVAGAGAVVQDRPWLLDVVRYAGAAFLLGYGVVAARRALTEQGLVPEDGAARTSLAATVTTALALTWLNPHVYLDTVVLLGVVAQGHPGRQWWFAAGAALGSVLWFTALGYGAALLRPVFARPRAWRVLDGVIALVMLALAVSLLVSTL
- a CDS encoding LysR family transcriptional regulator ArgP codes for the protein MDLDLAQLRALRAAVSEGTLEAAARALHVTPSAISQRLRALEVATGRVLLVRSRPVRPTESGEVLLRLARQIELLTDDTLAELGSGAERTVPTLPIAVNADSLGTWVLAALAPLSGRVAFDLRLDDEGHTAALVRSGAVVGAITSDPEPVPGCSVTRLGTMRYRPTAAPGFVERWFPDGPTGEALAVAPVVVFDRKDELQHRYLRGRLAPGVQPPLHYIPSSADFLAAVRLGMGWGMLPDAQGDDGALVRLDPAATIDVVLHWQQWRLRSEPLDRVASAITVAARRHLAR
- a CDS encoding growth/differentiation factor, coding for MGLAVMTVATQVLASSGSSDSDPRAWGLLLLLAGPAFYISMYLRYRNTDKRHKHEIETRATLHDVRASDTFHKSLTRLSNARMNGANNTEVRGARTGLAASLGLDNN
- a CDS encoding TFIIB-type zinc ribbon-containing protein — its product is MDQRDPAGSAAPPPPPPPPPPAAAAGARAAVPPPPPPPPGPRVVRTDEGAVDGLTRCERCGSTEISLNVATGRLRCSYCRYEWQGPSALATSDLNSPIGELSGVVIGSGSADIIPSTDEVLTFKCSACGAEVVIDTNESTQARCHWCRNTLSMNQQVPNGAVPDMVLPFRVPKDDAVARIAEFVKKRTFFAHPVFKREFNPENVMGVYLPYMVVDVNARASLAGQGEHQTRSYTVKSGDSRRRVYDADVYDVVRDFTVHIDDLTVESSRARLDKDASRNTNNIINSILPFDVENAVRYDSNYLSGFHSERRDSNVADLTPVATVQAQDVARHAANQTLEFYDRGVRWDHERVDVVGQRWVSAYLPVWLYSYQQRKSNGRSFLHYVAVNARTGETMGSVPVNQPKLLAVAGVVQVVGTILFALIMLTGG
- a CDS encoding SHOCT domain-containing protein; this translates as MGFIKAFSGAVGGMLADQWQDFLAPPAHLAPTAAIFPAVPQGQNAGRGSNTKASENIITNGSRILVPEGYGLLTFQDGQLTGLVAEPGGFVYTSEDPNSQSIFAGDGILSPTVTMSWERFKFGGRPGTQQLAFYVNLKEIPNNRFGTQSEIYWDDAYLGAQVGAITRGSYSLRIVDPILLVKQFVPLTYLSAGARAFDFSDLDNPAASQLFNEVVGSLAAAFSIYTNDPSKGNRIARIQSDSVGFAQSLALAVEEGYQWTTARGITIVKVAIQAIEYDEDTRALLSDVKKADALGGARGNSFMQQAAARGFQAAGENGGGDGMAFLGMGVNAAAGAAGALQQPNVPHATPQQPQDTPPPPPPAPAAEDPVAKLTQLKTMLDQGLITDADYEAAKAKVLGL
- a CDS encoding MFS transporter, whose product is MRRPPRLDARSTGVLILSNVLGGVGIASGAAVGGLLAEQLGGTSIAGVAQAASVLGAAVAAIPLAGLAARRGRRWSLATGYAIALLGAVLVVASAVVSQVVVLFLGLGCFGVAQAANLQSRYAAADGVAPATRGRVMSIVLWATTIGSVAGPNLSAVGADLGVRVGIPGLAGPYLFSVLAFASASLVVASLFRAAAPGAAGPVDAAPADAGPADAAHAAPAGTSAVVGPPSVGALAAVARAGRDPVLRFAVALLALAHAAMVMVMVMTPLHMKHGGMSLEVVGVVISLHVLGMFALSPVFGWLADRWGALRLAAGGLAVLAVAVTLGFVAAARPESSALTAIALVVLGLGWSASVIAASSVLATAPLDLRLPLQGATDAGMNYAGAGAAALAGPILAAGGFRGVNLAAAVLLVPALALLLGALGAGPGPGTLAVPVTRRFSPRRTRDGQETIM
- a CDS encoding beta-glucosidase — encoded protein: MPHETERPAATTWHDADLPAERRVASLLAAMSLEEKVGQLGGYWFDTRGPGEVIAPMQDTLGANRPAFDDAAAQGLGHLTRVVGTEPVPADEGAAKLAGVQARLARASRLGLPAIAHEECLTGVAALGATVYPIPLAWGATFHPELVEEVGAAIGRDLRRLGVHQGLAPVMDVVRDYRWGRVEETIGEDPYTVGTIGAAYVRGMESTGTVATLKHFVGYSASRSARNHAPVSVGRRELADVLLPPFEMALREGGARSVMNSYSAIDEVPVGASEELLTSVLRDAWGFTGTVVSDYWAVAFLATTHGVAADVAEAGALALRAGIDVELPDVAGYGSRLVEQVRSGAVAEELVDRAARRVLHQKLELGLLDATPPTTDAAGPIDLDSPANRLLARTVAEQSIVLLHNAAGVLPLGDGPARVALVGPLAQDPRTLMGCYSYPVHVLPRHPELGLGIEVPTIAEALAAELPAAAWAVERGCDVLGTDRAGIAAAVAAARDADVCVLTVGDRSGMFGRGSSGEGCDAADLRLPGVQDELVDAVLATGTPTVLVVVSGRPYALGAHAPRAAAVVQAFMPGEEGASAIAGVLSGRINPSGKLPVQVPAVATSGPQTYLGSLLTRQVDRISNLDLTPAYPFGHGLSYTQFRYGDLRVTHEDVPTDGAVELTVELSNVGPRAGAEVVQLYLSDPVAQVNRPVRQLVGYRRVELAPGESAVVSFTVHADLSSFTGIRGERVVEPGTLTFMAGGSSEGDWPRAGVRLTGPCRTVDHARVLRSESTVRSGAAAR
- a CDS encoding LacI family DNA-binding transcriptional regulator → MTKPNGARPNLSAVAAHAGVSVATASKVVHGRPDVAATTRERVERAITQLGYKTPAGRRSAGQRTVELMVDVLNSAYAMEVLRGATLAAEEHGVDIVVGRFLRRTPDGAAESSTAWTQRLAASGRLGAIVLTAGLGPEVYGSIVHARLPVVVIDPLDFTHPDVVSVGSTNWLGGRTAAEHLLSLGHTRLAVVAGPAQSMSAVARLDGFRSACAQAGIELVAGHAQQVGFNLEEAEHVAWTWLQRPDRPTGILASSDVQAMGVLQAARRVGLSVPRDVSVVSYDDTPVAGWASPPLTAVRQPLQEIGRRALHTVLRVHDGVPLDSNHIEIATSLVVRDSTTHPPLPNRKV